CATGGAACCTCGTCATCTTAGTTATGTACAAACTAACTTTAATTATACTCCTCTTAATTATGAGTGCTGGGGCATTAAAGACGAATCCAATGATTTTATGAGACATCTTTTTGGTTTGGGGTTTAAAAAAGAAGACCAGATGGATATTTTAATTATGAACAAGGTTGATGATTTATTAAAAAGATTGGTTGTATGAAAAAAATAATAAAAGTTTTAAATTCTGAGGCAGAAACCAAAAAATTTGGACAAGAATTAGCTAAGAGCTTTAAAGGAGGAGAGGTAATTGGTTTAATTGGAGAGTTGGGAGCCGGCAAGACTTCTTTAGTTAAGGGACTAGCCTTGGGTTTAGGGGTTAAAAAGAACATTACTAGTCCTACCTTTATTATTATGAATATTTATAAAGTTAAACATGAGAAGATTAAGAACCTTGTTCATGTTGATGCCTATAGGATAAAAAAAGGCCAAGCTTTATTGGGTATAGGGCTTGGTGATTATCTTGGGGATCCGCAAAGTATAACAATTATAGAGTGGGCCGATCTAGTACCGGATATTTTAAATAAAAAGGTTACTATTATTAAACTAAAACATTTAGGAGGAGATAAAAGAAAGATTAGTATTAATTACTAAGAGTTTTTATTAATAAAAAGATTAAAGGTCTACCGAAGTAGACCTTTATTTATCTTAAAACCTCTTCCTTTGCTAGTTGTAATATTTCATCTTCATCTATATCCATTTCCTTTAGAGATAATTTAATTTCATTTATCTCTTTTGTTATCTTTTCATCTTCTCCATCACTAATCATTTTTAATCTTAAATATTTAGCTAGCAAAAATCTTTTGCTTTTTTTATTATTTTCTTTATTTTCCATTTTATTTAGTTTGATTATTTTTATTATTCAATTTGTTTAAAACCATACTATAAACTAACTCCATCGCTAGAACTCGGTAGGCAATCCTATTATCACCAACAAAGCTTTTGATTAGGTTGGCTGATTCTTTACCCTTTTCATTTAGCTGTCTATAGAAAGGGTTAATGGTTGATATTAGGCTATTATGAAGAATTGTTCTAGCTCTGTCTTTTTCGGCTAATTCTTCAGAGCTTTCCCTACTTCCATCCATAGTCTCTTCATATTCAATCATCTCGCAGACATCTTTAATATATTGAAATGATTTTTCTTTAACCTCTTCAAAGAGTTCTTCCAATACCTCATCTTTAAGACAATCTTCTTGAAGTGACTCAAGTATAGTTGAATCATTAAAGTTTTTTTTCATTTCTCCAAAAAACTCTTCATGCTTATTTGGAAACTCTTTTATTTCTTTTTCAAACATAATGTATTAAGGTTATGTTATTTTTTTATCACAAAAAATAGGAAAAGTCAATACTAGGTCTTTTTAAGATAGATTAAGTAAATTATTCCTAGAACAATCATTACGTCAGCTAGGTTGATTACTGTTAAGTTAAAAAAGTTAAGGTAATCAATAACATGACCATACACTATTCTGTCGTAAAGGTTAGCGGTTGCTCCAGCTGTGATAAATAACCAAGCTGAAGATTCTTTAAGTTTGTTTTCTTTTAATGATTTTATTAGTATGAAGATAAGTAATATGGTTATTGGAATAATGATTATTATCGGGTTAAAGCCGTTTTAAGAGAAAGAGCAA
This genomic window from Patescibacteria group bacterium contains:
- the tsaE gene encoding tRNA (adenosine(37)-N6)-threonylcarbamoyltransferase complex ATPase subunit type 1 TsaE; its protein translation is MKKIIKVLNSEAETKKFGQELAKSFKGGEVIGLIGELGAGKTSLVKGLALGLGVKKNITSPTFIIMNIYKVKHEKIKNLVHVDAYRIKKGQALLGIGLGDYLGDPQSITIIEWADLVPDILNKKVTIIKLKHLGGDKRKISINY